Genomic segment of Candidatus Micrarchaeota archaeon:
AACGTGCCTATAATACCTGTGGCCGCTCATTTCAAGATAAACATAGATAAAGTACTGGAGGCGATAGAGAAACATATCCCGACACCTAAAAGAGATGAATCGCTGCCTTTTAAGATGTATGTTGCAAGATCTTTCGATGTTAACAGACCTGGTATGCCTATAGCCAAACTCTCTGGAGGGGTAATAGGCGGGTCCATAATCCAGGGGAAAATAAGTGTAGGTGATGAGATAGAAATCAGGCCCGGACTGCCTAAAAAAGGTAGCGAGATAGAAACAGAACCGATAATAACCACTGTCAAATCGTTGGCTGCAGGGTCAGAACAACTAAAGACGGCAAAACCTGGCGGTCTGATAGGAGTAGAAACACAGGTCGACCCGTATTGGACCAAAGGAGATCGTCTCATAGGAAGTATTGCGGGCAAGCCCGGCACGCTTCCCGAAGTAGTAGATTATATCAAGGTCAAATACGTGCTCTTCGATAGAACCGATTTTGAGAATAAACCGTTTACTCAAGGAGAACCTATCGTAGTAAGCATAGGAACGGCTACCGGTGTAGGGGTTGTTGCACAGCCGGGTAAAGATACGTTAGAGATAAAACTAAAACGTCCGATGTGCAAAGATAAGGATAGTCCGATAGCTATAAGTAGGAGAATCGGACAGAGATGGCGATTGGCAGGGCATGGCAGAATTATCGGATGAGGAGAACGGTGAACAATAGAATGGAAAAACAAGAACTCTGTTACATATGTGGTGCTCCTGCGGTTCTGAGATGTAGAATGTGCGGTCGCCCAGTATGTGAAAAACATCAAGTTAACGGTGTATGCATAATCTGCCTCAGGGGAAGGTTTATAGATGAGAAACTTTCCGGCAAATCGATCAGGTAGCAAAAATAAACCATCATACGAATAAGAGAGAGATGTTTACTTCTTTTTGTAATCGAAAAATCCCAACCTTGCCAACCATATGCGCCAAACAGGTTCGATGTTTAATCGAAAAAGTTCTGGTTTGCTAACCCAGCGCATGTTCTTTGCCTCGGTAGATGGACGGATCAATTTTC
This window contains:
- a CDS encoding translation initiation factor IF-2 subunit gamma, encoding MLQAEVNVGLLGHVDHGKTSLAYALSGVWTDTYSEELRRGISIRIGYADVSIFKCPSCHRYSTSKTCPYCHAKTEFVRKISLLDAPGHETLMATAISASSIMDGTILVIAANEPCPQPQTKEHLMVLEAMGIKNIVIVQTKIDLVKKEDAIKNYEQITEFLRSFGYENVPIIPVAAHFKINIDKVLEAIEKHIPTPKRDESLPFKMYVARSFDVNRPGMPIAKLSGGVIGGSIIQGKISVGDEIEIRPGLPKKGSEIETEPIITTVKSLAAGSEQLKTAKPGGLIGVETQVDPYWTKGDRLIGSIAGKPGTLPEVVDYIKVKYVLFDRTDFENKPFTQGEPIVVSIGTATGVGVVAQPGKDTLEIKLKRPMCKDKDSPIAISRRIGQRWRLAGHGRIIG